The following proteins are encoded in a genomic region of Nicoliella spurrieriana:
- the purE gene encoding 5-(carboxyamino)imidazole ribonucleotide mutase, with the protein MMEVALVMGSISDWPVVKQTAEMLESLGVSYDKHVISAHRMPEQLQTFGAQAKGEHYQVIIAAAGGAAHLPGMMAANTTLPVIGIPVQTKALNGVDSLLSMVQMPSGVPVATVAIGDAGAKNAAILAAQIIALHNDTVNQKLVQFRTNQTQEAIKSNDQLN; encoded by the coding sequence TTGATGGAAGTTGCACTCGTAATGGGGTCAATCTCAGATTGGCCAGTAGTTAAGCAAACTGCTGAAATGCTAGAAAGCCTAGGAGTTAGTTATGACAAACATGTCATCTCTGCTCACCGGATGCCCGAACAGTTACAGACATTTGGTGCGCAAGCAAAAGGCGAACATTATCAGGTGATCATTGCTGCTGCTGGTGGGGCTGCCCACCTGCCAGGGATGATGGCTGCTAATACTACCCTTCCGGTGATTGGAATTCCCGTTCAAACGAAGGCCCTTAATGGAGTAGACTCACTCCTTTCGATGGTCCAAATGCCATCAGGGGTGCCGGTGGCTACCGTTGCAATCGGCGATGCAGGGGCTAAAAATGCAGCGATTTTAGCTGCTCAAATTATCGCATTGCATAACGACACCGTTAACCAAAAATTAGTTCAGTTTAGAACTAATCAGACTCAGGAGGCAATTAAGAGCAATGACCAACTCAATTAA